The Euphorbia lathyris chromosome 3, ddEupLath1.1, whole genome shotgun sequence genome contains a region encoding:
- the LOC136223590 gene encoding wall-associated receptor kinase 4-like, with product MIIAMLILIMYKRRRKETNFFRNGGMLLKHQRVRIFTEAELVKATKNYDESQLLGEGGFGYVYKGILADGTQIAVKKAKDISKAQINQEYQQEIGIVSQVNHKNVVKILGLCLETKVPLLVYEFISNGTLFQHIHHKKPQALANWKNRLRVAEETALALNYLHSLADPPIIHGDVKTSNILLDDTYTAKVSDFGASVLISPGDSDMASKIKGTFGYLDPEYLMTGCLTEKSDVYSFGVVLVELLTGEKPNFMARSGEKSNVIQYFISSIESHDLDQLVCFGVANEDEMEEIEAFAEIAKQCLCSSGAKRPTMKEVADEFGRLRKLNERSRWNHDKKSEEETEHLLGESSYDSIHVENLNQHDIYSLEMDLYPAYSI from the coding sequence ATGATCATTGCTATGCTCATATTGATAATGTACAAAAGGCGTCGAAAAGAGACCAACTTTTTTCGAAATGGAGGCATGCTGTTGAAGCATCAAAGAGTCAGAATCTTCACTGAAGCAGAACTGGTAAAAGCCACCAAGAATTATGATGAAAGTCAGCTTCTCGGTGAAGGTGGATTCGGTTACGTTTACAAAGGAATATTAGCAGATGGCACACAGATTGCTGTAAAGAAGGCTAAAGACATAAGCAAGGCTCAAATAAATCAAGAGTATCAACAAGAAATTGGGATTGTTTCACAGGTTAACCATAAAAATGTGGTGAAAATATTAGGCCTATGCTTGGAAACAAAAGTACCATTATTGGTTTATGAATTCATCTCAAATGGAACACTCTTCCAACATATCCATCACAAAAAGCCTCAAGCTTTAGCAAATTGGAAAAACCGATTACGCGTCGCGGAAGAGACTGCACTTGCTCTTAACTATCTGCATTCTTTAGCAGACCCTCCGATCATTCACGGAGATGTCAAGACATCAAACATTCTATTAGATGATACTTATACTGCAAAAGTATCCGATTTCGGAGCTTCAGTGCTAATATCTCCAGGAGATTCTGATATGGCTTCGAAAATCAAAGGAACATTCGGTTATTTGGATCCTGAGTACCTTATGACCGGTTGTTTAACAGAAAAGAGCGATGTCTATAGCTTCGGAGTTGTTCTTGTCGAGCTTTTAACAGGAGAAAAGCCGAATTTTATGGCAAGAAGTGGAGAAAAGAGCAACGTTATTCAGTACTTTATTTCATCAATAGAAAGTCATGATCTTGATCAACTAGTATGTTTCGGAGTTGCGAATGAAGACGAAATGGAAGAGATTGAAGCATTTGCGGAGATCGCGAAGCAATGTCTATGCAGTAGTGGCGCGAAAAGGCCAACGATGAAAGAAGTTGCAGATGAATTTGGAAGATTGAGAAAGTTGAATGAGAGAAGTAGATGGAATCATGATAAGAaaagtgaagaagaaactgaacaTTTATTAGGTGAATCATCTTATGATTCCATTCATGTTGAAAATCTTAACCAACATGATATTTATAGTCTTGAGATGGACTTATATCCTGCTTATAGCATTTAA